Part of the Candidatus Bathyarchaeota archaeon genome, GCATAATAGACTAGACTAAATCGACATAAACTCCTGAGCCTTACGCAACGTCTGCAACAAAATCTTGCCACTTTCCGTCGCTTTATACACGACTCGCCCATTGTTACCGTTCTCTTCTTTCAACAAGTCCTTCTCAAGCATCTCAGAAAGATAATGGTTAAAACGCAGAAAATTCAAGTTGGCACGATACATAATCCTAGTCTTATTTGCCCCATCCAAAGCTTCCGTAAGAACATCCATTATGACCTCCGTCCTACTTCTCCGAGCCATCGATGCCAACCCCTAATTTCGATTACTATCCTATAACCACATATATACCAGCATATTAAACTATAAAAAACTAACTACAGCCCTATGATAATCAAGCAAAAAATGATGATCTTTCACTCGTTCGTTTCTAGAAGAATATTCTGAAAAAAAGCCTCAGAAATTATTTAAGCTCACTCTGCGAAATCATTACAAAAGGGGCCACTTGAATGCAACTACAAATCGACAAAGTCATAGAACTGCTAAGAGACGGCAAGTGGCACACAATAAAAGAAATCAGTCAAAAAAGCAAAATACACGAATTTAAAGTAGAAATAGTAACTGATTTCCTAGCAGATTACTCTTTTCTTGAACTTAACAAGAAAGGAAAAAAAGCAAAATTATCAGAAGTGTTTACAGAATTTCTTAAAAAGCTACACCGACATAAGAGCCTGTAAGTTGCGGTAGGCCTTTAGAAAATCCAAGCCTCTCTCAGTAGTCTCAAAAAATTGGCTAGTCACACTCTCTCTTTTCGTGAACATTTTCAAAAGATCTTTGTTCAAAAGTAAACCCAAATAGATTTCCAACTGCCTAAAACTAAGGTTACACTTATACATAATAGAGGTTTTCCGCACCCCACCAGCAGCAGAAGTAAGTATACTGGCAATAATATCTAATCGGCCTCTGTGAGATAGCTTCACCTCACCTACTCTCTGAAACAAAACCCTTCTCACCAGACTCCTTTCTCGCGTCCCACTATATCTGTAATAGCTATACCAGAATATTTAAACGTTCTTTACCCGGAAAAAGGCAAAGAAAACATGCTGAAAAAGGCAAATATGACAAAACTTTAACATGAAAATTACAGAATTTCACCAAGCAGATGCGACTGAAAGACATCTATAACTTTTACAGAGACGAATCGCCCCAACAAACTCTGTCCATCACCATTTTTAAGTACAATGGGCTTATACGCAAAATTTCGCCCAACAACCGACCCTGGCTTTCCTATCTCGTCAACCAATATTCTCCCACTCCAACCACCCCAATCATTGTTTCGTTCGAAAGCAACCTGATGAACCAAGCCAGCCAAACATGCACTCCTCTGATTCACTTTTGAAGGCGGTACACGTGGCTTCAGACTTGCTGCAAGAGTTTTAGGTCTCGCAAAGAACTTAGAAATGTTAACTATGTCCGGTCTAACATCTTCAATTAGCTCCCGAGTATGCCTAAACGCTTCTTCAGTTTCCCCTGGAAACCCAACGATTACATCTGTCGCAATTGTTGATTGCGGAAACACTTTTTTGAACCTCTTAACCATTATGATGAAATCTTTTGTTGAATAAAAGCGGTTCATTCGTCTCAAAATGCCATCATCACCGCTCTGGACGGGCAAATGTAGAAACTTGAACACTTTTGCGCTTTGAAACGCCTCTCTCAGCTCGTCCATAATGCCTAAAAGGTTATTGGGCGTCATCATTCCGACACGAACAAAGAAATCCCCACTAACACCGCAGACACGCCTTAACAGCTCGGCTAGATTAGTGCCAACATCTTTCCCATAACATGCCGTGTCTTGGGATGTTAACCAGAACTCGCGAACACCCTCTGCAACGTCTTTTTCAACTTTATTCACGATCTCTTTAATGCCATAACTTCTTAGCTTTCCACGAGCAAAGCGGACACAGCAGTAAGTGCAAGAGCCTAAACATCCATAGTTTATGGGAATAATGCTTATCTTGAGATTGACATGTGTGTGAGGTAAATCGAGTCGCGGCATACTCAACGTAGCGTCGCTTAACCTTGTTACATGCATGCCCTTAGAGATTTGCTTTACCACATCAACAATTTTCTCCCCAAAAGCAGGACCAACGACTCCGTCAAAACGAACCTCTTTGCTCAGCCTTTCAAAGTTTATAAG contains:
- a CDS encoding tRNA (N(6)-L-threonylcarbamoyladenosine(37)-C(2))-methylthiotransferase, with amino-acid sequence MRIYVKGFGCSSSLADAEVLAGCLSSAGHTIVSNLQDAELVLYNTCAVKAPTENRMIHLLKEVPKEKRLIVAGCLPLINFERLSKEVRFDGVVGPAFGEKIVDVVKQISKGMHVTRLSDATLSMPRLDLPHTHVNLKISIIPINYGCLGSCTYCCVRFARGKLRSYGIKEIVNKVEKDVAEGVREFWLTSQDTACYGKDVGTNLAELLRRVCGVSGDFFVRVGMMTPNNLLGIMDELREAFQSAKVFKFLHLPVQSGDDGILRRMNRFYSTKDFIIMVKRFKKVFPQSTIATDVIVGFPGETEEAFRHTRELIEDVRPDIVNISKFFARPKTLAASLKPRVPPSKVNQRSACLAGLVHQVAFERNNDWGGWSGRILVDEIGKPGSVVGRNFAYKPIVLKNGDGQSLLGRFVSVKVIDVFQSHLLGEIL
- a CDS encoding winged helix-turn-helix domain-containing protein, encoding MARRSRTEVIMDVLTEALDGANKTRIMYRANLNFLRFNHYLSEMLEKDLLKEENGNNGRVVYKATESGKILLQTLRKAQEFMSI